From Etheostoma cragini isolate CJK2018 chromosome 1, CSU_Ecrag_1.0, whole genome shotgun sequence, a single genomic window includes:
- the tacr2 gene encoding substance-K receptor has translation MDGESLIQQIEREMEATSLPFSVTTDWLEDGNETIGNQFQQPDWQVALWAIAYALIILVSITGNVTVIWIILAHRRMRTVTNYFIVNLAFSDVSMATFNTLFNFVYALHNDWYFGLGYCRFQNFFPITAMFSSIYSMAAIAVDRYMAIIHPLKPRLSSTSTKVMIALIWAVAISLAFPQCYYSVTIFYYPRTVCMVDWPDDYGGTHQLSYQFAVILLIYLLPLLVMLVTYSLVGQSLWGGHIPGEATYHYHSQITAKRKVVKMMVVVVVTFAMCWLPYHIYFILGSFNRDIYKQHYIQQVYLAIFWLAMSSTMYNPIIYCCLNQRFRAGFRHAFAWCPFVKVSDEDRMELQHTHTFRVTMTRSHRSDSAYAHTSIKTNNTFDTNVAVSTQLNRERDVCLQLKKSPLKTYSTHAVKRPDDTKSPAAKLMQHSR, from the exons ATGGACGGCGAGAGTCTCATTCAACAGATTGAACGAGAGATGGAAGCCACTTCTTTACCGTTTTCAGTGACCACCGACTGGCTGGAGGATGGAAACGAGACGATTGGGAATCAGTTCCAGCAACCCGACTGGCAG gTGGCTCTGTGGGCCATAGCCTATGCCCTCATCATCCTGGTGTCCATCACTGGTAACGTCACAGTGATCTGGATTATTCTCGCTCACAGACGCATGAGGACTGTAACCAACTACTTCATCGTTAACCTTGCCTTCTCTGATGTTTCCATGGCAACTTTCAACACTCTTTTTAACTTTGTCTATGCGCTTCACAATGACTGGTACTTTGGCCTGGGTTATTGCCGATTTCAGAACTTCTTCCCCATCACGGCCATGTTTTCATCAATATACTCGATGGCCGCCATCGCAGTGGACAG GTACATGGCCATCATTCACCCTCTGAAGCCCCGTCTCTCCTCCACCTCTACAAAGGTTATGATTGCCCTGATTTGGGCAGTTGCAATCTCCCTGGCTTTCCCTCAGTGTTACTACAGTGTGACAATATTTTACTACCCCAGAACCGTGTGCATGGTCGACTGGCCTGACGATTATGGAGGAACACATCAACTAAG TTACCAGTTTGCAGTGATATTGCTGATCTACTTGCTCCCTCTACTGGTAATGCTGGTGACCTACAGTTTGGTTGGCCAATCCCTGTGGGGTGGGCACATCCCTGGAGAGGCGACATACCACTACCACAGCCAGATAACAGCCAAGAGAAAg GTGGTGAAGATgatggttgtggtggtggtgaccTTTGCCATGTGCTGGTTGCCCTACCACATCTACTTCATACTGGGATCATTTAACAGAGACATATATAAACAACATTACATTCAACAG GTGTATCTGGCCATATTCTGGTTGGCGATGAGTTCGACCATGTACAATCCTATCATTTACTGCTGTCTAAACCAAAG GTTTCGTGCAGGTTTCCGTCATGCGTTTGCTTGGTGTCCCTTTGTCAAAGTGTCGGATGAGGACAGGATGGAATTGCAGCACACGCACACCTTCAGAGTCACCATGACACGCAGCCACCGCAGTGACAGTGCATACGCACACACCtccatcaaaacaaacaacacctTTGACACAAATGTGGCTGTCAGCACTCAgctaaacagagagagagatgtttgctTGCAGCTTAAAAAATCACCATTGAAAACATACAGCACACATGCAGTGAAGAGGCCAGACGACACAAAATCCCCAGCAGCCAAACTTATGCAGCATAGCCGCTGA